TTGCCGAAAATATCGCGCCCATGACATACACACCTGCCAGTCTGGAAAACAGTATAGCTCTGACCGGTATTGGAAGTGACAGCATCAGATCATTGTCTTTTGCCTGATAAAGGCTTGCATATGTATTGAACACGCTTCCAAATATACCTATGGCAAGGGACATCATAGCCATCATAGCCATATACATCCAGTCTAGTCCCACGGCGCAGAGCTGAGCACACATTGAGTATGCCACGCTGCCAAACATGCTGCCCATGCAGCCGAGTATGAGCGCGATATATATGACTATTCCAAATACCGCAGCGCCTTTGGATTTAGATTTTCCAGTTTTCCGGTCAACAAAAAATCCACTAAAAAGCTGCTTGAGCTGTTTTTTCATCAGTATCTTTATCATGACTCGCCCTCCAGCTCAAGAAACACAGACTCCAGAGATTCGTCACCCTTAACCTGCTCCATTATGCCTGCCTTTATAAGCCGTCCGCCTTTGATAATCGCCACTTTATCGCACAGTTTCTCAGCGACTTCCAATACATGTGTGGAGAAGAATATCGCCCCTCCGTCATCACACATTTTTCTCATCATCTGCTTGAGTATATGGGAAGCCTTTGGATCAAGTCCGACAAATGGTTCATCCATGATTACAAGTTTCGGCTCATGTATCCATGCAGATATGATTGCCAGTTTCTGCTTCATACCATGAGAATACTCGGATACCAGCTGTCCTAGGTTATCTTTTATCTCAAATGCGTCAGCATATTTGTCTATGAGCTCGTCCCTGACTTCCTCCGGCACGCCAAATATATCGGCTATAAAATTCAAATATCCGATTCCGGTCATGAAATCATACATATCTGGATTGTCAGGAATATATGCCATCTGTTTCTTGCATTCCAGCGGTTTTTCCTTTATGGACACGCCATCTATAAGGATATCTCCCTCCTCAAAATTCAGGATCCCTGTACACGCCTTTATGGTTGTTGTCTTTCCTGCTCCGTTATGTCCTATGAAACCATATATCTCCCCCGGCATTATATGTAGGCTTAGATTGTCCACCGCCAACTTATCTCCGTATCTCTTTGTGAGATTTTTTATTTGCAGCATATTATTTTCTCCTTTTTCAAAACAGTGGATGGAGGTACCTGACCCTTCCGCCCCCATAGATTATCGCGCTCTATGCTTATTTCGCTTCATCCTGCCCCTAAACTCATCAAGTGCCGCGCGTCCAGGTCCTGTCATAGGTTTGATCCATCTTCCCTTCAGTAGATACGGCGTGAGTATGACAAATCTCAGAAGTTCATCCGTGTAAACAAATGAGAACACTGCGAGGAATGGCAGCTTGAGCACCATTCCTGCTACCCATGTAGCCGGGACCGAAAACAACATCAGTCCACTGATCTCCATAACTGTTCCAACGATGGCCTCACCGCCTGCACGGAAGCACTCGTTCTGTATATAGCAGCATGTTCTGACTGCTCCGAAGAACAGATATATTATAAGCATATACTTTGTGTACATCATCGCCTCAGCCCCGAGTCCAAACAATCCGAACAGCGGATTGTGCAGCAGCATCGTGATGAGCACAATTGTGAATGTGATGGCAGGACATACCAGTGCAGCTCTCTTGGCATAGGAAAGTCCCCTGTCCAGATTACCCGCGCCAACTTCATTTCCCACTGCAACGCTTGACGCATTTGCCAGACCTCCAAAGAACGCATATACAAATCCCTCGCACACACGGAACGCTGCCATGGCTGCTATGGCCGAATCGCTCTGATGTCCCATGACGACATTGATTATCATCTGTCCCACACCGTAGAGTATTTCGTTACACACGATTGGAAATGCCTTTGACGCATAGGACTTCACAAATCCCATATCAATATCAAATGCCTTTCGCGCGCTGAACTTTATCTCGTGACTGCTCTTTGCAAGATACAGAATGAGCAATGCTATATTCACGATTCCTGACACCAGTGTACCTATAGCCGCACCGGCAACTCCCATCTTTGGAGCGCCAAATCTACCGTAGATCAACACAAAATTTATACAAAAGTTGAGTAAAAGTGAGATGATGGAGCATACCAGTGGCACCTTCACCCTCTCCGTTGACTTAAGAAGTGCTGTAATTATTGCGGCAAATACCTGAAGCGGATAAGACCATCCAACTATTCTCATATATGGCTTCGCAAGTGCTATGATCTCTACTTTATCTGTATATATTCCAAGTATCCACCCCGGTGCAACCACAGTCACCACCGCAAATGCTATTCCAAATATTCCCGCACATATGATCGCCAGACCAAATGCCTTGTTCATTCCCTCTGGATCCTTGGCTCCCCAGTATTGAGACATGAACAGAAGGGAGCAGCTGACAAATCCCCAATATGTTGAAAACAAAAGTGATCCTATTTGTGCACACACGCCAACCGCCGCAACGGCGATCTCGCCCTCACTTCCTATCATGATGGTGTCAACCATACTAGCGGTGGTCGCCAGCAGATTCTGCATCGCAATAGGCACAGCAAGCACAGCCAGCATTCTGGCAAATTCTTTCCATGTCACCTTTTTATTATTTTTTACAAAGCCTGTAGCAGCACTTCCCATATCGTTACCTCTTATTCCATAGTATACCATTATCCATATTTTTTGATGCGTCCGACTATTGTACTCCCGAATAACTGTATTTGCAATGGCTTTATACTGTAGTGTAAGGTATTTTCTTATTAATTTTAATAAGCGCACCACATTCATTCCATCTGTGATGCGCCAAGCCTTGTTATTTTCAAGTATTATATTTTTGTGTGCCATTGTTACATACTGTTGGTTGACAAATCTTCGAGTTCACGCTCTACTCTCTCAAGCTCGCCGTCACTCCAGTTCTCCCCCAGTGCAAATACTGCCCTGCACACACTGAAGTTCACCTCGTCATCTGCGTTGATCTCCCCGGAGATCACTCTGTGGGATATCTTCTGAAGTATGGAAAGTATGTCTATCCGCACGTCCGATATGACAGAAGACTCTGCCACATTGCCATCACTATTGCCTTCCTCGTGCTCTGTCCGCTCTTCTCTGTACACGCTCTCCCAGTCATAATCTGCAGTCCTGCCACATGGTGCACCGCACACACTGCAGTCAGGGACAATTGTATGCTTATCAGCATGCGCCCTTGCGATCATCGCCTCCATGTCTGCATCAGAGATGCCAAGAGCAATATCAGACATGTGCAAACCTTCTATTATTATGTTATTTGTATCATCAGTCACATGCATCATCCCATCAGTGGCTCTCACCAGCCCTATCAGAGCACCGACCAGACGACTGCCTGTCTCAGTTGTAATTCTTATTTTATCTTCCATTGTCTTTACCTTTCATGGTGCCGTGAAGAGAATGTCAGTCAAGGATTCTTCCATCTATTGATATTGTTGCAACCTGCCATGGGATAAACTTGCCGCTGTCCTGAAGTGCCTTCTTCGCAGCCATCTCCAGTCCTCCACAACAAGGAACCTCCATACGGACTATTGTAACACTTTGTATATCATTTCGCCTGATAATCTCTGTAAGTTTCTCTGAATAATCGACACTGTCAAGTTTCGGACAGCCGATCAGAGTCACATGTCCCTTTATGAATTTCTCGTGGAACGATGCATAGGCATAGGCTGTACAGTCCGCCGCTATAAGCAACTTTGCACCATCAAAGTATGGCGCATTTACCGGGGCAAGTTTAATCTGCACCGGCCACTGTGTGAGCTGACTCGGGCGCTCATAATTATATATGTCACCCGCCTGCTGGTTGACTGTTTTATCAGTTGTATTCTGTACGCATTCTACTGCTGCCTGTTCATATGAGCTTGCCTGTACTGCTTCACCCGAAGCTGCTGCCGGTCTCCTGAATATGCTTCTCGCCATAGAACCAGGGCAACCAGAGTGTGCCGGACTTTTTTCATGCATCACTCCTGAGCCAACCATATTTATGGATTTTTCTGCATCGAGTCTTGCCTGTTTGTTTGCCATGACTGCCGCCTCATCATACGCAGCCGCCTCTCTCTCCACAAATGTTATGGCTCCTGTAGGACACGACGGCAGGCAGTCGCCAAGTCCATCACAATAATCGTCTCTGAGCAGCTTTGCTTTGCCGTTTACCATGCCTATAGCACCCTCATGGCACGCATTTGCACAGGCTCCACATCCATTACACTTGTCCTCGTCTATCTGTATAACTCTTCTTATCATATATATTTCCTCCAATCTTTTTCCTGCTTTTAACGTCATTATATTCAGTCAGAGCATTTGTGTATGTTGAATTTTCAACATTAGGAATGTTATACTCTCCAGGGACGCTCCTTTTGTCACAAGGGTGTCCCTCTGTCATACAAATCTAATACAGGGGACACTCCTTGTGACAAAAGAAGCGTCCCCACTAAGAGGTAATATGAACAAATACATGGACACATTATTGAAATCCAGTCTTTTTTCTGGTATTATCGCCGACGACGTTGACTCCATACTGGACTGTCTGGGTGCAATCATCAAAAAATACCAAAAAAATGAGTGTATTCTCATGGCTGGCAACACAACAGAATATATAGGATTGCTGCTTACAGGCAAAGCAATAGTCATCCAGGAGGATTACTGGGGGGGTCAAAGCGTCATGTCTGCCATCCTGCCCGGACACACGTTTGCGGAATCATATGCCTGTACCCCTGGCTCCGTACTCGACGTCAGCGTATATGCTGAAGCTGCAAGTTCTGTATTGTTTCTGAATGTTCAAAAAATGCTTACCACCTGCCCGGTAACATGTGGCAGACATAATCAGATGATAAGAAATCTCCTGTGCGATCTCGCCGGCAAGAACCTGAGACTCGGCGAAAAATCAAAGCACATGAGCCAGAAAACAACCAGGGATAAGTTGCTCTCCTACCTGTCATCGGAGATGCACAGACATGGCAGCAACGAATTTGACATACCATTTTCCAGACAGCAGCTCGCTGACTTTCTGTCCGTGGACCGCAGTGGACTGTCTACTGAACTTGGCAGGATGAAAGACGAAGGTATGATCGACTTTCACAAATCTCATTTTATTCTTAAGTCGCCTGCCCAGGGGTGGACTGATGTATGATGTTGATGTATCATATAATTAACTGTTCAGGGAGATTCATTAAAGATGGGGGATTTTCCCTGATTCAGGATTTATCAATATAATATGATCAGGAGGGATTTCAATGAAACCAATGAAAACTATCAAAGACGGATGGAACAAATTCACTGTTGTCGTAAAGGATAAAGACTACTCAACAAGAGAGGCCGTGCTTTTCGCTATCTGCACATTCCTCACAGGGCTTGTGCTCGGAATGCTCTGCTCTCCTAGAAAGAGCCAGACATTTGGCTCATACAACGGAAACTGCAGCGATGGCGGCTGTGGCTGTGACTGCGACTATGGCGAGGACGATTTTGAGTAGGCTGTGAGCTGATATCCAGTTATTTATAGCAAACAAGGGCAAAAAGGGGCTGCGAAAAAACTCAATCGAGTTTTTCACAGCCCCTTCTGTTCTACACGAAATTATTTGTATACCACTTTGGTACATTATTCGACAATTCAACAATACGTCCTTTTTCATATACAGCAAATCTGTTGAATACATTCGTATTATCATACATTATTGCCATATCACACTTGCCTATTACTTTCTTCAAGTTAATAAAGCTTTCTGTATAACGTCTCTCTACATCCTTGTCCGGGATTCCATGACCTCCATGTTCTACCCTGTATGCAATTCTCTGCTTTGCTATATCAACAGAATCTACTCCAACATAATGAAGTTCAAACTCCAGCTATAAGAATATATTTTTTCACTTAAAACAAATTCCCCTCTATAACTTCCTTTTGCTTTTTCTGCAACAAATAATTACCTATCAATTCAAAGAATTCTTTTTCATCCTTTGTCTTTGACTCTAATACCAATTGCAAAGTGTCTTCAGGCTGTAAATTCTTTATATCTTTATACATCTTAGAGTATTTAGCTACATCACACATATAACCACCTCCCAATATTGATATCAGTATAACAAATCGCAGCCAATCCTGCCACAATTTTATTAGATACGCTTATCATTGAAACTTCTTCACAAGCTCGTCGAAAGTGTCATCGGCGATCTTCACTTCTGCAGCTTCAAGCTCATCGCTGATCTTGTCGATTATCCTTTTCTTCATGTCCTCCTCACGCCAATCGGACATCCCAAGGTCCTGAATATCATCGGCGCTGATGCAAGTGAACTCAAAAGTCTTGCTATCTACCAGATTGTGTATCATATCTCCGTACTTTCCATTGTCGCTGCACCGCAACAGTAGTTTGAAATTGTCATAATGGTCATATACATAATTCACCATTTGATCCATTCCGTCACCAAATGCGCTTGCCATGTTCTCAGTCTGCTTCTCCGGTGGCAGACTCTGGAACTTCTCAAGCACGCTGTCATATATAATATTTTGATAAAATATGTGCTTTACCTCTATAACAAAACAACCACCTGATATAGTCTGTTATATCAAGTGGTTGTTGTATAACCTCTGTAGCGCATTTAAAAGCCTTAACAATCAAATCCAACTACGGATTACAGTTCTTACAAGGCTCATATCCCTCAGATATAAGTTCATCCCTTGTGGTCGTCCTCTCAGACTTGTTGGATTCCTTCATCTGTTTCACACTCCTGCATGACGGCTTATGAAACTTGCCTGTATTGGTGTTTACTATATATGTATCTTCATTTGCTGCTTCCGTCTGAGCTTCCGATGTATCATCAGCCTCTGACCCTGTGTTTTGAGTTTCCTCGCTTGTTCCAGCCTCTGCTGCCTGGTCTCCATCTTCACCGGATATCTCCGAACTCGTATTTTTCCCCGGCACCACATATCCCGGATCCGCCTCACTACCACCGGTTGCATAGTCAATCAGCACTCCAGGCTGCACATTGTACACATACACGTTAAAGCTAACCCCAGCGCCTTTGTCCTCCACGGACTCAGCCTCCATCTGCACTCCCGATGCGACTAGGTTATCACCATCGTACACAGGCGTCACCCTGTACAGCACATGGTTTCCGGTGCTCTCCACATAATCAGCCACTTCATTTTCAAATGGAAGCATGCCTGTCACGTTAAGATATCTGGTTCCCGTTATCAGATTCTTCTCATTTGCATTTTCTCCAGCCAGCTGATATCCGATCAAATGACATCGATTGTATAGGTAATTACCATCTATACGATCATTATACTTCACCGTATGCCAG
This sequence is a window from Coprococcus eutactus. Protein-coding genes within it:
- a CDS encoding ABC transporter ATP-binding protein, translated to MLQIKNLTKRYGDKLAVDNLSLHIMPGEIYGFIGHNGAGKTTTIKACTGILNFEEGDILIDGVSIKEKPLECKKQMAYIPDNPDMYDFMTGIGYLNFIADIFGVPEEVRDELIDKYADAFEIKDNLGQLVSEYSHGMKQKLAIISAWIHEPKLVIMDEPFVGLDPKASHILKQMMRKMCDDGGAIFFSTHVLEVAEKLCDKVAIIKGGRLIKAGIMEQVKGDESLESVFLELEGES
- a CDS encoding MATE family efflux transporter, whose translation is MGSAATGFVKNNKKVTWKEFARMLAVLAVPIAMQNLLATTASMVDTIMIGSEGEIAVAAVGVCAQIGSLLFSTYWGFVSCSLLFMSQYWGAKDPEGMNKAFGLAIICAGIFGIAFAVVTVVAPGWILGIYTDKVEIIALAKPYMRIVGWSYPLQVFAAIITALLKSTERVKVPLVCSIISLLLNFCINFVLIYGRFGAPKMGVAGAAIGTLVSGIVNIALLILYLAKSSHEIKFSARKAFDIDMGFVKSYASKAFPIVCNEILYGVGQMIINVVMGHQSDSAIAAMAAFRVCEGFVYAFFGGLANASSVAVGNEVGAGNLDRGLSYAKRAALVCPAITFTIVLITMLLHNPLFGLFGLGAEAMMYTKYMLIIYLFFGAVRTCCYIQNECFRAGGEAIVGTVMEISGLMLFSVPATWVAGMVLKLPFLAVFSFVYTDELLRFVILTPYLLKGRWIKPMTGPGRAALDEFRGRMKRNKHRAR
- a CDS encoding ATP-binding protein, yielding MIRRVIQIDEDKCNGCGACANACHEGAIGMVNGKAKLLRDDYCDGLGDCLPSCPTGAITFVEREAAAYDEAAVMANKQARLDAEKSINMVGSGVMHEKSPAHSGCPGSMARSIFRRPAAASGEAVQASSYEQAAVECVQNTTDKTVNQQAGDIYNYERPSQLTQWPVQIKLAPVNAPYFDGAKLLIAADCTAYAYASFHEKFIKGHVTLIGCPKLDSVDYSEKLTEIIRRNDIQSVTIVRMEVPCCGGLEMAAKKALQDSGKFIPWQVATISIDGRILD
- a CDS encoding Crp/Fnr family transcriptional regulator; the protein is MNKYMDTLLKSSLFSGIIADDVDSILDCLGAIIKKYQKNECILMAGNTTEYIGLLLTGKAIVIQEDYWGGQSVMSAILPGHTFAESYACTPGSVLDVSVYAEAASSVLFLNVQKMLTTCPVTCGRHNQMIRNLLCDLAGKNLRLGEKSKHMSQKTTRDKLLSYLSSEMHRHGSNEFDIPFSRQQLADFLSVDRSGLSTELGRMKDEGMIDFHKSHFILKSPAQGWTDV
- a CDS encoding DNA/RNA non-specific endonuclease; the protein is MELADIPAYSGSAYCEINGNVPAFDDDELVTDAFENYSDLDSLGRCGVAYANICKEIMPTEERGVIGMVKPSGWHTVKYNDRIDGNYLYNRCHLIGYQLAGENANEKNLITGTRYLNVTGMLPFENEVADYVESTGNHVLYRVTPVYDGDNLVASGVQMEAESVEDKGAGVSFNVYVYNVQPGVLIDYATGGSEADPGYVVPGKNTSSEISGEDGDQAAEAGTSEETQNTGSEADDTSEAQTEAANEDTYIVNTNTGKFHKPSCRSVKQMKESNKSERTTTRDELISEGYEPCKNCNP